Proteins from one Actinobacillus delphinicola genomic window:
- the gshAB gene encoding bifunctional glutamate--cysteine ligase GshA/glutathione synthetase GshB encodes MNIQLAIKQHQLELLFQQGSYGLEKESVRIWQNGELATTPHPHIFGNRRFHPYIQTDFAESQLELITPPNKTVHDTMRWLSAIHQIVLRTLPEDEYIFPFSMPPRLPNESQIQVAKLDNPADVAYREHLVEIYGKKKQMVSGIHYNFQISPEFIKQLHQISGQKESLVEFQNALYLKMTRNFLRYQWILVYLLAATPTVDAAYFRDGSPLKAGQYVRSLRTSRYGYVNEPEVVVSFDSLQEYVKTLEHWVSIGKLQAEKEFYSNARLRGANKARDLLASGIQYIEFRLFDLNPFEAYGMSEEDANFIHYFILLMLWLDEEGTQESVQLGKARLAEVALENPLTETKFKAEGVAMMDKLLAMLDSLHAPISVKNYAQSKREQFNDPSQTLCAKVVKAIEEVGSYEKLGTELAIKYKAQAMEHFFCLEAFANMELSTQTLMFDAIVKGLKVEILDEQDNFLKLQFAEHIEYVKNGNMTGKDSYIAPLIMENKVVTKKVLKTAGYNVPDSIEFTDPEVAKASFPLFFDKPMVIKPKSTNFGLGISIFQDGVKDKEDFAKAIDIAFREDKSVMVENYLTGTEYRFFVIGDKTLAVLLRVPANVEGDGEKTIRQLIEIKNDHPLRGDGKRTPLKKIVLGDIELLQLKAQGLTPDSIPAKGEIVQLRVNSNISSGGDSIDMTDIMHPSYKDIAVGITKALGAAVCGVDLIIPDYTQPATDSIHSWGVIEANFNPAMLIHIFPHHGTPRRVTRDVLEMLFPEMK; translated from the coding sequence ATGAATATTCAACTAGCCATTAAGCAACATCAATTAGAATTGCTTTTTCAACAAGGATCTTATGGGCTTGAAAAAGAGAGTGTACGAATATGGCAAAATGGTGAATTGGCAACAACGCCTCATCCACATATTTTTGGTAATCGTCGGTTTCATCCCTATATTCAAACAGACTTTGCTGAAAGTCAGCTAGAACTTATTACGCCACCCAATAAGACGGTGCATGATACCATGCGTTGGCTTTCAGCGATTCATCAAATTGTACTTCGTACTTTACCTGAAGATGAATATATTTTTCCTTTCAGTATGCCACCTCGCCTGCCTAATGAAAGTCAAATCCAGGTGGCTAAATTAGATAATCCTGCTGATGTTGCTTATCGAGAACATCTTGTTGAGATTTACGGTAAGAAAAAACAGATGGTGAGTGGGATTCATTATAATTTCCAAATCTCACCAGAGTTTATCAAGCAACTTCATCAAATTTCGGGACAAAAAGAGAGTCTTGTTGAATTTCAGAATGCACTTTACCTTAAAATGACCCGTAATTTTTTACGTTATCAATGGATATTGGTGTATTTATTGGCAGCGACACCTACTGTCGATGCTGCCTATTTCCGTGATGGCTCGCCATTAAAAGCAGGGCAGTACGTACGTAGCTTACGCACTAGCCGTTATGGATATGTGAATGAACCAGAAGTCGTTGTATCTTTTGATAGCTTACAAGAGTATGTCAAAACACTCGAACATTGGGTAAGTATTGGTAAATTACAGGCAGAAAAAGAGTTTTATTCTAATGCGCGCTTGCGTGGTGCAAATAAAGCACGGGATCTGCTCGCATCGGGTATCCAATATATTGAGTTTAGATTATTCGATCTCAACCCATTTGAAGCTTATGGTATGAGTGAAGAAGATGCGAATTTTATTCACTATTTTATTCTTTTAATGCTTTGGCTTGATGAAGAAGGCACCCAAGAAAGTGTTCAGCTCGGTAAAGCACGCCTAGCTGAAGTTGCGTTAGAAAATCCGCTTACAGAAACAAAATTTAAAGCGGAAGGGGTGGCTATGATGGATAAACTATTGGCAATGCTAGATAGTTTACACGCCCCAATTTCCGTAAAAAATTATGCACAATCAAAACGTGAACAGTTTAATGATCCAAGCCAAACCCTTTGTGCAAAAGTTGTGAAAGCGATTGAAGAAGTCGGAAGTTATGAAAAATTAGGTACCGAACTTGCGATTAAATATAAAGCACAAGCGATGGAGCATTTTTTCTGTTTGGAAGCCTTTGCTAACATGGAACTTTCTACCCAAACTTTAATGTTTGATGCAATTGTTAAAGGGCTAAAAGTTGAGATTCTAGATGAGCAGGATAATTTCTTAAAATTGCAATTTGCTGAGCATATTGAATATGTGAAAAACGGCAATATGACGGGAAAAGATAGTTATATTGCACCGCTTATCATGGAAAACAAAGTGGTAACGAAGAAGGTATTAAAAACCGCAGGCTATAACGTTCCAGATAGTATTGAGTTTACTGATCCCGAAGTGGCAAAGGCAAGTTTCCCATTGTTTTTTGATAAACCTATGGTGATTAAACCAAAATCAACGAACTTCGGTTTGGGAATCAGTATTTTCCAAGATGGCGTAAAAGATAAAGAAGATTTTGCGAAAGCCATAGATATTGCCTTTAGAGAAGATAAATCCGTTATGGTAGAGAATTATCTTACTGGAACGGAATATCGTTTCTTTGTGATTGGTGATAAAACATTAGCGGTTTTATTGCGTGTTCCCGCTAACGTAGAAGGGGACGGTGAAAAAACGATTCGCCAACTTATTGAAATTAAAAATGATCATCCTCTTCGTGGTGATGGCAAACGAACTCCATTGAAAAAAATTGTGTTGGGCGATATTGAATTATTACAATTAAAAGCACAAGGATTAACGCCTGATAGTATCCCTGCGAAAGGTGAAATTGTACAACTGCGTGTAAATTCTAATATTAGCTCAGGTGGCGATAGTATTGATATGACGGATATTATGCATCCAAGTTATAAAGATATCGCAGTGGGCATTACAAAAGCATTGGGTGCGGCAGTTTGTGGGGTTGATTTGATTATTCCAGATTATACTCAACCTGCCACGGATAGTATCCATTCCTGGGGCGTAATTGAAGCGAATTTTAATCCCGCAATGCTTATTCATATTTTCCCACATCACGGCACCCCACGACGAGTGACGAGAGATGTATTGGAAATGCTTTTCCCAGAAATGAAATAG
- the fdx gene encoding ISC system 2Fe-2S type ferredoxin, translating into MPKVIFLPHEDICPEGMEVEVAEGANLLESALEAGVDIDHACGGVGACTTCHVIVEEGFDSLNESSEQEDDMLDKAWGVTMNSRLSCQCRVGKENLTIEIPKYTLNHAKEEL; encoded by the coding sequence ATGCCAAAAGTTATTTTTTTACCGCACGAAGATATTTGTCCTGAAGGTATGGAAGTTGAAGTAGCTGAAGGTGCGAATTTATTAGAAAGTGCATTGGAAGCGGGCGTTGATATCGATCATGCCTGTGGTGGTGTTGGTGCTTGTACGACTTGCCATGTTATCGTTGAAGAAGGGTTTGATAGTCTTAATGAAAGCAGCGAACAAGAAGACGATATGTTGGATAAGGCATGGGGCGTCACGATGAATAGCCGTTTAAGCTGTCAGTGCCGAGTAGGGAAAGAAAATTTAACGATTGAAATTCCAAAATATACGTTAAATCATGCTAAGGAAGAATTATAA
- the hscA gene encoding Fe-S protein assembly chaperone HscA — translation MALLQIAEPGQMAAPHEQKLAVGIDLGTTNSLLATVRNSSPEILLDEQERPLTPSVVHFAPEATTIGYEALELASSDPKNTIISAKRLIGRSLVDIQNRYPKLPYAFTASANGLPMMETAQGTKTPIEVSAEILKKLKTLAEARLGGELTGAVITVPAYFDDAQRQSTKDAAKLAGLHVLRLLNEPTAAAIAYGLDSQEEGIIAVYDLGGGTFDISILRLSKGIFEVLATGGDTALGGDDFDHLLANWIVEKSHHQPKDLKEQRELLELATSLKVTLSDQHSVAFGYGNWTGEISRRDFDGLIEPLVKRSLLACRRVLKDAKLTIDDVKNVVMVGGSTRVPFVRSQVGEFFNRQPLTSIDPDKVVALGAAIQADILAGNKPDNEMLLLDVIPLSLGIETMGGLVEKIIPRNTTIPVTRAQDFTTFKDGQTGMSVHVVQGERELVEDCRSLARFSLKGIPPMVAGAAQIRVTYQVDADGLLSVTAMEKSTGVQSSIQVKPSYGLTDEEIAQMLKSSLEHAKEDIESRQLAEQRVEAKRALETVNAALKQDVKLLDDAELAQIVQAMKALENLLPVGTMLELKEGIQALDKSTQHFAAKRMDQSVRAVLTGQSVDNLEE, via the coding sequence ATGGCACTTCTACAAATTGCCGAACCAGGACAAATGGCTGCACCGCATGAACAAAAATTAGCGGTCGGGATCGATCTTGGGACAACAAATTCCTTATTGGCTACCGTAAGAAACAGTAGTCCAGAAATATTATTGGACGAACAGGAACGTCCTTTAACACCTTCCGTGGTACATTTCGCACCAGAAGCAACAACTATTGGTTATGAAGCTCTTGAATTGGCTTCAAGTGATCCCAAAAATACCATCATTTCTGCAAAACGTTTAATCGGACGCAGTTTAGTAGATATTCAAAATCGTTATCCTAAATTACCTTATGCGTTTACTGCGAGTGCCAATGGATTACCGATGATGGAAACTGCACAAGGTACGAAAACCCCTATCGAAGTTTCTGCAGAAATTCTTAAAAAATTAAAAACATTGGCTGAAGCACGTCTAGGTGGTGAATTAACAGGCGCAGTAATTACCGTTCCTGCCTATTTTGATGATGCTCAACGTCAAAGTACAAAAGATGCGGCTAAGTTAGCGGGATTACATGTTTTACGCCTTTTAAATGAACCAACAGCTGCTGCAATCGCATATGGTTTAGATAGCCAAGAAGAAGGAATTATTGCGGTTTACGATCTGGGTGGCGGGACCTTTGATATTTCTATTTTACGTTTAAGCAAAGGTATCTTTGAAGTCTTAGCGACAGGTGGTGATACAGCATTGGGCGGTGATGATTTCGATCACCTATTAGCAAATTGGATTGTCGAAAAGTCACATCATCAGCCAAAAGATCTGAAAGAACAACGTGAGTTATTAGAACTTGCGACAAGTTTAAAAGTTACACTTAGCGATCAACACAGTGTTGCGTTCGGGTACGGTAACTGGACGGGAGAAATTTCACGTCGTGATTTTGATGGATTGATTGAACCTCTTGTAAAACGCTCATTATTGGCTTGTCGCCGAGTATTAAAAGATGCGAAGTTAACCATTGATGATGTGAAAAATGTCGTCATGGTCGGTGGGTCAACTCGTGTGCCTTTTGTACGTTCACAAGTGGGTGAGTTTTTTAATCGTCAACCACTGACAAGTATAGACCCTGATAAAGTCGTAGCTTTAGGCGCTGCGATTCAAGCAGATATCTTAGCGGGAAATAAACCTGATAATGAAATGTTATTACTTGACGTGATTCCATTATCATTAGGTATTGAAACAATGGGCGGTTTAGTGGAAAAAATTATTCCACGTAACACCACGATTCCTGTTACCCGTGCGCAAGATTTCACGACATTTAAAGATGGGCAAACAGGGATGAGTGTTCATGTTGTCCAAGGTGAACGTGAATTAGTAGAAGATTGCCGTTCGCTTGCACGTTTTAGCTTAAAAGGTATCCCTCCAATGGTAGCGGGTGCTGCTCAAATTCGTGTAACTTATCAAGTTGATGCTGATGGTCTGCTCAGTGTTACTGCTATGGAAAAATCGACAGGTGTTCAATCAAGTATTCAAGTAAAACCTTCTTATGGTTTGACGGATGAAGAAATTGCGCAAATGCTAAAAAGCTCATTGGAACATGCCAAAGAAGATATTGAATCACGTCAGTTAGCAGAGCAACGTGTCGAAGCAAAACGTGCTTTAGAAACAGTGAATGCTGCCCTTAAACAGGACGTGAAATTGCTTGATGATGCTGAGCTTGCTCAAATTGTCCAAGCAATGAAAGCACTAGAAAATTTATTGCCAGTTGGCACAATGCTTGAACTTAAAGAAGGTATCCAAGCGTTAGATAAATCGACACAACATTTTGCCGCAAAACGTATGGATCAGTCTGTCCGAGCGGTTTTGACAGGACAAAGTGTCGATAATTTAGAGGAATAA
- the hscB gene encoding Fe-S protein assembly co-chaperone HscB, whose protein sequence is MHNPFTLFDLPVNYQIDETLLKSRYLQLQKQLHPDNFAQSSPQEQRLAIQKSAQVNDAWQQLSDPVLRAECIIALNAGDTLISSETNHDLEFLMQQMQWREELADIEEKQDLDLLDELTKQVNEVRQHVLTELVSSLDEKNWIQAKQQTDRLRFIQKLFVEIERVDDKLSDF, encoded by the coding sequence ATGCATAATCCATTTACTCTTTTTGATTTACCAGTAAATTATCAAATTGACGAAACCTTGTTAAAAAGCCGTTACTTACAGCTACAAAAACAACTTCATCCTGATAATTTTGCGCAAAGTTCACCTCAAGAGCAACGTTTAGCTATCCAGAAATCAGCCCAAGTGAATGATGCTTGGCAACAGCTGAGCGATCCAGTATTGCGTGCAGAATGTATTATCGCCTTAAATGCTGGTGATACGTTAATCTCATCTGAAACAAATCACGATCTTGAATTTCTTATGCAGCAAATGCAATGGCGAGAAGAACTCGCTGATATTGAAGAGAAGCAAGATCTTGACTTATTGGATGAACTTACTAAACAAGTAAACGAAGTTAGACAGCATGTACTAACTGAGCTTGTAAGTTCATTAGATGAGAAAAATTGGATCCAGGCTAAACAACAAACAGACCGTCTTCGTTTCATCCAAAAATTATTTGTAGAAATTGAACGCGTGGACGATAAGCTCTCTGATTTTTAA
- the iscA gene encoding iron-sulfur cluster assembly protein IscA, translated as MAVTLSQSAVERVKTFLEKRGKGEGVRLGIKTSGCSGMAYVLEFVDEINSDDRVFEQDGVKVIVDEKSLVYLDGTQLDFVKEGLNEGFKFTNPNVKDECGCGESFNV; from the coding sequence ATGGCGGTAACCTTATCTCAAAGCGCAGTAGAGCGTGTTAAAACCTTCCTAGAAAAACGTGGTAAAGGTGAAGGTGTGCGTCTTGGTATCAAAACATCTGGTTGTTCGGGTATGGCATATGTGCTTGAATTTGTTGATGAAATTAATTCTGATGATCGTGTTTTTGAACAAGATGGTGTCAAAGTCATTGTTGATGAAAAAAGTCTAGTGTATTTAGATGGTACGCAATTAGATTTCGTAAAAGAAGGATTAAATGAAGGCTTTAAATTTACCAACCCGAATGTTAAAGATGAATGTGGGTGTGGTGAAAGCTTTAATGTTTAA
- the iscU gene encoding Fe-S cluster assembly scaffold IscU: protein MAYSDKVIDHYENPRNVGSFDKKDQNVGSGMVGAPACGDVMQLQIKVNDEGIIEDAKFKTYGCGSAIASSSLVTEWVKGKSLDEAQAIKNSDIAEELELPPVKIHCSILAEDAIKAAVADYKAKKAKA from the coding sequence ATGGCATATAGTGATAAAGTGATCGATCATTATGAGAATCCACGCAACGTAGGTTCTTTTGATAAAAAAGATCAAAATGTTGGTAGTGGCATGGTGGGTGCGCCTGCATGCGGTGACGTAATGCAACTTCAAATTAAAGTAAATGATGAAGGCATTATTGAGGACGCAAAATTTAAAACTTATGGTTGTGGATCAGCGATTGCCTCTAGCTCATTAGTTACTGAATGGGTAAAAGGTAAATCATTAGATGAAGCACAGGCGATTAAAAATAGCGATATCGCAGAAGAACTTGAATTACCACCAGTAAAAATTCACTGTTCTATTTTAGCTGAAGATGCAATCAAAGCAGCGGTTGCGGACTATAAAGCAAAAAAAGCAAAAGCATAA
- a CDS encoding IscS subfamily cysteine desulfurase, translating to MQLPIYLDYAATCPVDQRVAEKMMKFMTKEGTFGNPASRSHRFGWQAEEAVDVARNQIADLIGADSREIVFTSGATESDNLAIKGAAHFYKTKGKHIITCKTEHKAVLDTCRQLEREGFEVTYLAPKSDGLIDLAELEAAMRDDTILVSIMHVNNEIGVIQDIEKIGEMCRARNIIFHVDATQSVGKVDIDLKKLKVDLMSMSSHKLYGPKGIGALYVRRKPRVRLEAIIHGGGHERGMRSGTLPVHQIVGMGEAYEICHKEMATEMPRLKALRDRLYNGLKDIEETYVNGSMEHRVDTNLNISFNYVEGESLMMALRDIAVSSGSACTSASLEPSYVLRALGLNDELAHSSIRFTVGRFTTEEEIDYTIELVKNAVAKLRELSPLWDMYKEGIDLNTIEWTAH from the coding sequence ATGCAATTACCTATTTATCTAGACTATGCTGCCACTTGTCCAGTGGATCAACGTGTAGCAGAAAAAATGATGAAGTTTATGACTAAAGAAGGGACTTTTGGTAACCCTGCAAGTCGTTCACACCGTTTTGGTTGGCAAGCGGAGGAAGCGGTAGATGTAGCACGTAACCAGATTGCTGATCTTATTGGTGCGGATAGCCGCGAAATCGTTTTCACATCAGGTGCGACAGAATCTGATAACCTTGCGATTAAAGGTGCTGCACACTTCTACAAAACCAAAGGTAAGCACATTATTACCTGTAAAACAGAACATAAAGCAGTATTAGATACCTGCCGTCAATTAGAACGTGAAGGTTTTGAAGTCACCTACTTAGCGCCAAAATCTGATGGGCTTATTGATCTAGCAGAACTTGAAGCGGCAATGCGTGATGACACTATTTTAGTTTCTATTATGCATGTAAATAATGAAATTGGTGTGATCCAAGATATTGAAAAAATTGGTGAAATGTGTCGTGCACGCAATATCATTTTCCATGTGGACGCAACTCAATCTGTAGGTAAAGTAGACATTGATTTAAAAAAATTAAAAGTTGATTTAATGTCTATGTCTAGCCATAAACTTTATGGACCGAAAGGGATTGGTGCGCTTTATGTTCGCCGTAAACCACGTGTTCGTTTAGAAGCGATTATCCACGGTGGTGGTCATGAACGTGGTATGCGTTCTGGAACATTACCTGTTCACCAAATTGTTGGTATGGGTGAAGCTTATGAAATTTGCCATAAAGAAATGGCAACAGAAATGCCTCGCTTAAAAGCACTTCGTGATCGTTTGTACAATGGGTTAAAAGATATTGAAGAAACTTATGTAAATGGTTCAATGGAACACCGTGTTGATACCAACTTAAATATCAGTTTCAACTATGTTGAAGGTGAAAGTTTAATGATGGCATTACGTGATATTGCGGTTTCTTCTGGTTCAGCATGTACTTCAGCAAGCCTTGAGCCATCGTATGTATTACGTGCTTTAGGTTTAAACGATGAGTTAGCGCATAGTTCTATTCGTTTTACTGTTGGTCGTTTCACCACTGAAGAAGAAATTGATTATACAATTGAGCTTGTTAAAAATGCCGTAGCAAAATTACGTGAATTATCTCCACTCTGGGATATGTATAAAGAAGGCATTGATTTAAATACCATTGAGTGGACAGCTCATTAA
- the iscR gene encoding Fe-S cluster assembly transcriptional regulator IscR, producing MKLTSKGRYAVTATLDIALHNQQQAVSLAEISERQQISLSYLEQLFSKLRKHGIVASVRGPGGGYKLNLPPEEISVGMIINAVNENIQATKCLGHGNCKGGIQCLTHALWEELSGRIEEFLYDITLASLVKQQTQKQRQRKEK from the coding sequence ATGAAATTAACATCCAAAGGTCGCTATGCTGTAACCGCGACTTTAGATATTGCACTACATAATCAACAGCAAGCGGTGAGTTTAGCTGAAATTTCAGAAAGACAACAGATCTCACTTTCTTATTTAGAACAGCTTTTTTCTAAATTACGTAAGCATGGGATTGTGGCAAGTGTGCGAGGTCCAGGTGGTGGATATAAATTAAACTTACCACCAGAAGAAATTTCAGTTGGTATGATTATTAATGCTGTAAACGAGAATATTCAAGCTACAAAATGTTTAGGACATGGTAATTGTAAAGGCGGTATTCAATGTCTAACGCATGCACTCTGGGAAGAATTGAGTGGCAGAATTGAAGAATTTTTATATGACATTACGCTAGCAAGCCTCGTCAAACAACAGACTCAAAAACAGCGACAACGCAAAGAAAAATAA
- the trmJ gene encoding tRNA (cytosine(32)/uridine(32)-2'-O)-methyltransferase TrmJ, which produces MLNQIRIILVETSHSGNIGSSARAMKTMGLTKLRLVAPQCDIDEQAVALSAGAEDVLKQAEIFSCFDEAIADCDLVIGTSARLRHLQNTLVDPKDCGEKVMAYLHQNPEAKIALVFGRERVGLTNEELLKCRYHFYVPTNPDYGSLNLAMAVQLACYELRQAWLKAGDDYQLGKTTHKDMRIYPKAADFAYFFKQTETLYRELGFIKNDGVMQKLQHLYQRADLDKAELNLLCGMLSIVQKKLND; this is translated from the coding sequence ATGTTAAACCAAATACGAATCATTCTAGTAGAAACATCGCATAGCGGCAATATTGGTTCCAGTGCACGTGCAATGAAAACCATGGGACTGACAAAGTTAAGATTGGTTGCACCGCAGTGTGATATTGATGAGCAGGCAGTAGCCTTATCCGCTGGAGCGGAAGATGTGTTAAAGCAAGCAGAAATTTTTTCTTGTTTCGATGAGGCTATTGCAGATTGTGATCTAGTCATCGGAACGAGCGCACGTTTACGTCATCTACAAAATACTCTTGTCGATCCCAAAGACTGTGGCGAAAAGGTGATGGCATATCTTCATCAAAACCCCGAGGCAAAAATTGCACTGGTATTTGGGCGTGAACGGGTTGGGTTAACGAATGAAGAACTTTTAAAATGTCGTTATCATTTTTATGTACCAACGAATCCAGACTATGGTTCGCTTAATTTAGCGATGGCTGTGCAGTTGGCATGTTATGAATTACGTCAAGCATGGCTGAAAGCTGGTGATGATTATCAACTAGGTAAAACAACTCATAAAGATATGCGTATTTATCCTAAAGCAGCTGATTTTGCTTATTTTTTCAAACAAACAGAAACTCTATATCGTGAGCTAGGGTTTATTAAAAATGATGGTGTAATGCAAAAATTGCAACATCTATATCAACGTGCTGATTTAGATAAAGCAGAACTTAATTTATTGTGCGGTATGTTGAGCATTGTTCAGAAGAAATTAAATGATTAG
- the deoC gene encoding deoxyribose-phosphate aldolase, which yields MTIKINNPQEIAQFIDHTALTAEKTEQDIIKLCEEAKAHHFWSVCINSGFIPLAKKELAGSDVKICTVVGFPLGANLPSVKAFEAKAAIEAGADEVDMVINVGLIKSHQWDAVRDDIHAVLEACGRKTLKVILETCLLTKEEIVHACEICKGLGVGFVKTSTGFNKGGATVEDIALMRKTVGENVGVKASGGIRDTQTAMAMIEAGANRIGASAGIAIISGKIAEGNGY from the coding sequence ATGACAATTAAAATCAATAATCCCCAAGAAATTGCTCAATTTATCGATCACACTGCCTTAACTGCAGAGAAAACTGAACAGGACATTATTAAACTTTGCGAGGAAGCAAAAGCACACCATTTTTGGTCCGTATGTATCAATTCTGGTTTCATTCCTCTTGCCAAAAAAGAACTTGCAGGTTCTGATGTAAAAATTTGTACTGTTGTTGGTTTCCCTCTTGGTGCAAACTTACCATCAGTAAAAGCATTTGAAGCGAAAGCAGCAATTGAAGCGGGAGCTGATGAAGTTGATATGGTGATCAATGTTGGTTTAATTAAATCTCATCAATGGGACGCAGTGCGTGATGATATTCATGCTGTTCTTGAAGCATGTGGACGTAAAACCTTAAAAGTCATCTTAGAAACTTGCCTTCTCACTAAAGAAGAAATTGTTCATGCTTGCGAAATTTGTAAAGGTCTTGGTGTAGGCTTTGTTAAAACTTCTACTGGCTTTAATAAAGGCGGTGCAACAGTTGAAGATATCGCATTAATGCGCAAAACTGTTGGCGAAAATGTTGGCGTGAAAGCATCAGGCGGTATCCGCGATACTCAAACAGCAATGGCAATGATTGAAGCCGGTGCAAACCGTATTGGTGCAAGTGCTGGTATTGCTATTATCAGCGGCAAAATTGCTGAAGGTAACGGCTACTAA
- a CDS encoding FAD assembly factor SdhE encodes MQERDQFRIEWDCRRGMLELDKVIMPFYKQHFNSLSDEQKSTFLRLLACSDLQLFSWFFNNKPADDAKLQNLISLIQSKMEH; translated from the coding sequence ATGCAAGAAAGGGATCAATTTCGTATTGAATGGGATTGCCGTCGTGGTATGTTAGAATTGGATAAGGTCATTATGCCTTTTTACAAACAACATTTTAATAGTCTTTCTGACGAGCAAAAATCTACATTCTTGCGTTTATTAGCTTGTAGTGATCTGCAGTTATTTTCTTGGTTCTTTAATAATAAACCTGCCGATGATGCAAAATTACAGAACCTAATATCATTGATTCAATCTAAGATGGAACACTAA
- the rpoE gene encoding RNA polymerase sigma factor RpoE, giving the protein MTEKLTDQALVERVKQGDKKAFNLLVARYQNKVAGLLTRYINPHEIADVAQEAFIKAYRSIHTFRGESAFYTWLYRIAVNTAKNHLTSQSRRPPNEDILAEDAEVLHSGTALRDVATPENELLSDELKNIVFTTIANMQEDLRVAITLREIDGLSYEEIAGVMNCPVGTVRSRIFRARELIETEIAPLLQN; this is encoded by the coding sequence ATGACCGAAAAGCTAACAGATCAGGCATTAGTGGAAAGAGTAAAACAGGGAGATAAGAAAGCCTTTAATTTGTTAGTGGCACGTTATCAAAACAAAGTTGCCGGTTTGCTCACTCGTTACATTAATCCTCATGAAATTGCCGATGTTGCTCAAGAGGCTTTTATTAAAGCTTATCGCTCTATCCACACATTTAGGGGCGAAAGTGCTTTTTATACTTGGCTCTATCGGATTGCGGTGAATACCGCTAAAAATCACTTAACGTCTCAAAGCAGACGTCCACCGAATGAAGATATTCTTGCCGAAGATGCCGAAGTTCTTCATTCCGGTACAGCCTTACGGGATGTAGCGACACCAGAAAATGAATTACTTTCAGATGAATTGAAAAATATCGTTTTTACGACAATCGCTAATATGCAGGAAGACCTGCGCGTAGCTATCACTTTACGTGAAATAGATGGTTTGAGCTATGAAGAAATTGCAGGTGTTATGAATTGTCCCGTTGGAACGGTGCGCTCACGTATTTTTAGAGCACGTGAACTCATTGAAACAGAAATAGCCCCTCTGCTTCAAAATTAA
- a CDS encoding sigma-E factor negative regulatory protein has protein sequence MQKISVSALMDGEEINSSTLRKISQDPELEKTWQNFHLIRDVMRKESDFILGDDFTKSVAEALESEEAPILVAQQKVMPKSKKFWQKLKPAFMPMLQLGVAASVCLVAVFGVQQFTKKPAESAIPVLQTLPFNNQVQDVSYNVPHQFIVTPKQMEEKNKQIGEMVQSYELQRRLYASEIHK, from the coding sequence ATGCAAAAAATCTCAGTATCCGCATTAATGGATGGAGAGGAAATCAATAGTTCTACGCTACGCAAGATAAGCCAAGATCCTGAATTAGAAAAGACTTGGCAAAATTTCCATCTTATTCGAGATGTTATGCGTAAAGAATCAGATTTCATTTTAGGTGATGATTTTACTAAAAGTGTCGCTGAAGCTTTAGAGTCAGAAGAAGCACCTATCTTAGTAGCGCAACAAAAAGTCATGCCAAAATCAAAGAAATTTTGGCAGAAACTTAAACCGGCTTTCATGCCGATGTTACAATTAGGCGTTGCAGCCAGTGTCTGCTTAGTCGCTGTTTTTGGCGTACAACAATTTACCAAAAAACCTGCGGAAAGTGCGATTCCTGTTTTACAAACACTTCCTTTTAACAATCAAGTCCAAGATGTAAGTTATAACGTACCACATCAATTTATTGTGACACCAAAACAAATGGAAGAAAAAAATAAACAAATCGGCGAAATGGTTCAAAGTTATGAACTACAACGCAGACTCTATGCTTCAGAAATCCATAAATAA